The following proteins come from a genomic window of bacterium:
- a CDS encoding phosphopantetheine-binding protein codes for MTEQEIITKVNEVFIESFEIAPEKLQPQVNIFQDLGLDSLDIVDLVVALQNKFKIKIHNDERMREIRTLEDIHQFAKNIVIDR; via the coding sequence ATGACTGAGCAAGAAATAATCACCAAGGTAAACGAGGTATTTATCGAGTCGTTTGAAATAGCGCCGGAAAAGCTCCAGCCCCAGGTGAATATTTTTCAGGATCTGGGGCTGGATAGCCTTGATATTGTAGATTTGGTTGTGGCTCTGCAAAACAAGTTCAAGATAAAAATACACAATGATGAGCGGATGAGAGAAATCCGGACCCTGGAAGATATTCATCAGTTTGCCAAAAATATAGTTATTGACCGTTGA
- a CDS encoding lysophospholipid acyltransferase family protein: MFSATVIPLFILYLALLSVFMSHRGIMRQLRRAISWYGFIIIKVFPFPFARVRYRDYGKADPEGPYLFVCNHRSASDAFLMACLPYECVQVVNIWPFRIPVLGTFARLAGYLSIREMSFEEFSRKSIDLLNQGVSIIAFPEGTRSGSSVMRPFHSSVFRVALEARCPIVPICISGNEDKPHRGSLILHPGIIRMHKLPALPWEKYKDLTSFKLKNMVRDIIARELAGMEGNR; encoded by the coding sequence GTGTTTTCGGCAACGGTTATACCGCTTTTCATCCTGTATCTTGCTCTTCTTTCGGTATTCATGTCACACCGCGGCATCATGAGACAGTTACGCCGTGCTATCAGTTGGTATGGTTTTATTATCATCAAGGTCTTTCCCTTTCCTTTTGCCCGGGTCCGGTACCGGGATTATGGAAAAGCCGATCCTGAGGGACCGTATCTTTTCGTCTGCAACCATCGGTCCGCTTCGGATGCCTTTTTAATGGCCTGTTTGCCCTACGAATGTGTCCAGGTGGTAAACATCTGGCCGTTTCGGATACCGGTTTTGGGGACATTTGCCCGGCTGGCTGGCTATCTCAGCATCAGAGAGATGTCGTTTGAGGAATTTTCCCGCAAATCGATCGATCTCCTCAACCAGGGAGTTTCCATCATTGCCTTTCCTGAAGGAACCCGTTCCGGGAGCAGCGTCATGAGGCCGTTTCACAGCTCAGTGTTCCGGGTCGCTCTCGAAGCCCGGTGCCCGATTGTGCCAATATGTATTTCCGGAAACGAAGACAAGCCCCATCGGGGCTCTCTCATACTTCATCCGGGAATAATCAGGATGCATAAATTACCAGCCCTGCCCTGGGAAAAATACAAAGATTTAACCTCGTTTAAGTTAAAAAACATGGTGCGGGACATTATTGCCCGGGAACTGGCTGGTATGGAGGGAAATAGATAA